The following are from one region of the Nicotiana tomentosiformis chromosome 7, ASM39032v3, whole genome shotgun sequence genome:
- the LOC104117923 gene encoding acetylajmalan esterase-like, with the protein MASIALAFLFLSTAFSLSFFSNAKETAPICPFNSIYQLGDSLADTGNRILIPGIPPTFHAGHLPYGETYFGKPTGRFSDGLLMIDYIAIALKLPLLNPYLSKNSSFIHGVNFAVAGSTALDKSFFDERNISIKSFNPPLSAQIEWFKNHLNCTCRSPTLCAKKLRKALVSIGAFGGNDYFTAFSNRKSIEEAKTLVPFTVNAIVEGIKEIIKLGVKRIVSSGVSPFGCLPSLLTSSPSSDPDAYDEFGCLRDYNKFASFHNNYLRDTISLVSRQYSDVVILYVDYYGAFLSVFRRAYYLGIDRESLLKACCGNGGKYNFDGKKTCGSNETSVCSDPSRFMNWDGVHLTQKAYRHISEILITDILSNIDCIW; encoded by the coding sequence ATGGCTTCTATAGCACTTGCTTTCTTATTTCTCTCAACAgccttctctctctctttcttttctaATGCCAAAGAAACTGCTCCTATTTGCCCATTTAATTCCATTTATCAATTGGGTGATTCACTCGCCGACACCGGAAACCGAATTCTTATCCCCGGAATTCCTCCAACTTTCCACGCCGGCCATCTTCCTTACGGTGAAACTTACTTTGGCAAACCCACCGGCCGATTTTCAGATGGCCTTTTAATGATTGATTACATTGCAATAGCTCTTAAACTTCCCCTCCTTAATCCTTACTTATCAAAAAACTCTTCATTTATTCACGGCGTCAATTTCGCCGTCGCCGGAAGTACGGCTCTTGACAAGTCATTCTTCGATGAAAGAAACATTAGCATTAAATCATTTAACCCTCCGTTAAGTGCACAAATTGAGTGGTTTAAAAATCACCTTAATTGTACTTGTAGAAGCCCAACGCTCTGTGCTAAGAAGCTACGAAAAGCACTCGTAAGTATTGGTGCTTTTGGTGGAAATGATTATTTCACTGCCTTTTCTAATAGAAAATCCATTGAAGAGGCTAAAACTTTAGTCCCATTTACTGTCAATGCCATTGTTGAAGGCATCAAAGAAATCATTAAATTAGGAGTGAAACGGATAGTTAGCTCCGGTGTTTCTCCTTTTGGTTGCTTACCGTCACTACTGACTTCATCTCCGAGCTCCGATCCCGATGCCTACGACGAATTTGGATGTTTGAGAGATTATAATAAGTTTGCATCATTTCACAATAACTATCTTCGAGATACAATATCTTTGGTAAGTCGTCAATATTCAGATGTTGTTATTCTATATGTAGATTATTATGGAGCTTTTTTGTCTGTTTTTCGAAGAGCGTATTATCTCGGAATAGATCGTGAATCGTTGCTGAAAGCGTGTTGTGGAAATGGAGGAAAATATAACTTTGATGGGAAGAAAACATGTGGATCAAATGAGACTTCAGTTTGTTCTGACCCTTCTCGATTTATGAATTGGGACGGCGTACATCTAACTCAAAAAGCTTATCGTCATATTTCGGAGATTCTCATTACTGATATCTTATCGAACATTGATTGTATTTGGTGA